The Desulfovibrio sp. genome has a window encoding:
- a CDS encoding hemerythrin family protein, with protein sequence MKEIQWDERLRVGIPDIDEQHRKLIELCNRAFQAISKGMTEAEFKEIIAELRQFVKLHFTTEEELMEKHKYPRRDEHRAEHAKLTQTVKEFHTSGYRHEHVPPQELKAFLANWIINHIIRHDLSYVKHFKEKGVVTS encoded by the coding sequence ATGAAAGAAATTCAGTGGGACGAAAGACTGCGCGTTGGCATTCCCGATATCGATGAACAACATCGAAAGCTTATTGAACTGTGCAACAGAGCATTCCAGGCCATCTCAAAGGGAATGACTGAAGCGGAATTCAAGGAGATAATCGCCGAACTCCGGCAATTCGTGAAGCTCCATTTCACCACGGAAGAGGAGCTCATGGAGAAGCACAAGTACCCTCGCCGGGACGAGCACCGCGCCGAACACGCCAAGCTCACCCAGACCGTCAAGGAATTCCACACGTCAGGATACAGGCACGAACATGTTCCACCGCAGGAATTGAAGGCGTTCCTGGCAAACTGGATCATAAACCACATCATCCGCCATGATTTAAGCTACGTGAAGCATTTCAAGGAAAAAGGCGTGGTCACTTCCTGA
- a CDS encoding diguanylate cyclase: protein MRTTLRDILTPGVIGVPVGAAMEEALACMRKGRISSAVALSRGKPAGILTERGVIAALAEHGPSLLSRKVRELMSCPVLTAPEHMPIHQAFSMLLEQGIRHLVVVDAKGRALGMVTQTNMVQNLGVEYFVEVKRVSQIMARMVACLSAADNLQNVLELMARGPYSCIVALECNQPAGIFTERDMVAVVADGWKLADTSLGEVMSRPVLTVSSDTPVHQASAIMRENKVRRLLVVGSDGSTEGLVTQSDIVKGMEARYVEMLKEVIREKDQLLREAVEEAAKKTCYLDTILNASMELGIAATEGDVLAFVNHAAQGILGAGEAGSIGSDILEFHKRIGVPVSRVRRGLSQVKKGNSHRFSAVIDNGASNRFINAKVSGIWGSEGKPSGYVLMVRDVTERRMAEDTIKHMAYHDALTGLPNRFLLEDRLEQGLALASRRGSLLAVMLLDLDGFKAVNDSLGHDVGDMLLKMVAGNIGGLLRKSDTLGRMGGDEFLIILPEVKTPEGVTAVARKVLKAVCETRVLSGVRVNVSTSIGLALYPWDGADPRVLIQKADAAMYKAKEAGRNTYCLAGEHLSLKDEMAFKHP from the coding sequence GTGAGAACCACCTTGCGGGACATCTTGACCCCGGGAGTCATTGGCGTTCCGGTCGGAGCGGCCATGGAAGAAGCTCTGGCGTGCATGCGCAAGGGCAGAATCAGCTCCGCCGTGGCCTTGAGCCGGGGCAAGCCCGCCGGGATACTAACGGAACGCGGAGTGATCGCCGCCCTGGCCGAACACGGGCCGTCGCTTCTTTCGCGCAAGGTGAGAGAGCTGATGTCTTGCCCGGTACTGACCGCGCCGGAGCACATGCCCATCCACCAGGCCTTTTCCATGCTCCTTGAGCAGGGAATACGCCATCTGGTGGTGGTGGATGCCAAGGGGCGGGCTTTGGGCATGGTCACCCAGACCAACATGGTCCAGAACCTGGGCGTCGAGTATTTTGTCGAGGTCAAGCGGGTCAGCCAGATCATGGCCCGCATGGTGGCCTGCCTAAGCGCCGCGGACAATCTCCAGAACGTCCTGGAGCTCATGGCGCGCGGGCCCTACAGCTGCATCGTGGCCCTCGAATGCAACCAGCCGGCGGGGATCTTCACCGAGCGCGACATGGTGGCCGTGGTGGCCGACGGCTGGAAGCTGGCCGACACGTCCCTGGGCGAGGTCATGTCCCGGCCTGTGCTCACCGTTTCGAGCGATACCCCGGTCCACCAGGCCTCGGCGATCATGCGCGAGAATAAGGTCCGGCGCCTTCTTGTCGTTGGCTCTGATGGCAGCACCGAGGGGCTGGTCACCCAGTCGGATATCGTCAAGGGCATGGAAGCCCGCTACGTGGAGATGCTCAAAGAGGTCATCCGCGAGAAGGACCAGCTTTTGCGCGAGGCGGTGGAAGAGGCCGCAAAAAAGACCTGCTATCTGGACACGATCCTGAATGCCTCCATGGAGCTGGGCATTGCCGCCACGGAGGGCGATGTCCTGGCTTTCGTGAACCATGCGGCGCAGGGCATTCTGGGAGCGGGAGAAGCTGGCTCAATCGGTTCCGACATCCTGGAATTCCACAAGAGAATCGGGGTTCCCGTCAGCCGTGTCCGCCGCGGCCTGTCCCAGGTGAAGAAGGGAAACAGCCATCGTTTTTCAGCCGTGATCGACAACGGCGCGTCAAACCGGTTCATCAACGCCAAAGTCAGCGGGATTTGGGGGAGCGAAGGCAAACCTTCCGGGTATGTGCTCATGGTCCGGGACGTGACCGAGCGCCGCATGGCTGAAGACACCATCAAGCACATGGCCTATCACGACGCCCTTACGGGACTGCCCAATAGATTTCTTTTGGAAGACAGGCTGGAACAGGGGCTGGCCCTGGCCAGCCGGCGGGGAAGCCTGCTTGCGGTCATGCTCCTGGATCTCGACGGATTCAAGGCGGTCAACGACAGTCTCGGCCACGACGTGGGTGACATGCTGCTCAAGATGGTGGCGGGAAATATCGGCGGGCTCTTGCGCAAGTCCGACACGCTGGGGCGCATGGGGGGGGATGAATTCCTCATCATCCTGCCCGAGGTGAAGACCCCGGAAGGCGTGACCGCGGTGGCCCGCAAGGTCCTGAAGGCCGTGTGCGAGACGCGGGTGCTGTCCGGGGTGCGGGTCAACGTGAGCACCAGCATCGGTTTGGCGCTCTACCCATGGGACGGGGCCGACCCTCGCGTGCTGATTCAAAAAGCCGACGCGGCCATGTACAAGGCCAAGGAGGCTGGCCGGAACACCTACTGCCTCGCGGGCGAACACCTTTCCTTAAAGGACGAAATGGCCTTCAAGCACCCGTAA